One Ahaetulla prasina isolate Xishuangbanna chromosome 1, ASM2864084v1, whole genome shotgun sequence DNA window includes the following coding sequences:
- the MPC1 gene encoding mitochondrial pyruvate carrier 1 isoform X1 translates to MMNHCDCSSNSTHFWGPVANWGLPIAAINDMKKSPEIISGRMTFALSCYSLTFMRFAYKVQPRNWLLFACHFTNEIAQLIQGGRLIKHNMKKK, encoded by the exons ATGATGAACCATTGTGACTGCTCATCAAACAGTACG CACTTCTGGGGGCCTGTTGCCAACTGGGGACTTCCCATTGCTGCCATCAATGATATGAAGAAATCACCAGAAATCATCAGTGGCCGAATGACATTTG CACTTAGTTGCTATTCTTTGACTTTTATGCGGTTTGCATATAAGGTACAACCCAGGAACTGGTTGTTGTTTGCTTGTCATTTCACTAATGAAATTGCACAACTTATTCAAGGAGGAAGGTTGATCAAACATAA tatgaaaaaaaaataa